From a region of the Halorubrum sp. BV1 genome:
- a CDS encoding elongation factor 1-beta produces the protein MGDVAAKIKVMPDSPDVDLDDLQDRLEESLPQGAKIRGFQRDDVAFGLVALLPTVIVPDGAGGTEAVEEAFTEVDGVESVAVENVGRL, from the coding sequence ATGGGCGACGTCGCCGCCAAGATCAAGGTCATGCCGGACAGCCCCGACGTCGACCTCGACGACCTTCAGGACCGTCTGGAGGAGTCGCTCCCGCAGGGCGCGAAGATCCGCGGGTTCCAGCGCGACGACGTCGCGTTCGGACTGGTCGCGCTCCTCCCCACGGTCATCGTTCCGGACGGTGCAGGCGGTACCGAGGCCGTCGAGGAAGCGTTCACCGAGGTCGACGGCGTCGAGTCCGTCGCCGTCGAGAACGTCGGCCGGCTCTGA
- a CDS encoding HVO_2753 family zinc finger protein — MSESETQGARQCVSCGIQVAGMNAARFSCPDCGATIHRCAKCRKQSNLYECHDCGFRGP; from the coding sequence ATGAGCGAGAGCGAAACGCAGGGCGCTCGACAGTGCGTCTCCTGTGGCATCCAGGTCGCCGGTATGAACGCCGCGCGCTTCTCTTGTCCGGACTGCGGCGCGACGATCCACCGGTGTGCGAAGTGCCGGAAGCAGAGCAACCTCTACGAGTGTCACGACTGTGGCTTCCGGGGGCCCTAA
- a CDS encoding co-chaperone YbbN: MTANTRSGESPGDEGVRRPVSLDDEDALDAFVADADAALVEFYTDGCGICASMEPVLGNVARAVDVDVALVNPRDDPPLVERFDVRSVPLFVLFVDGEPVARRAEGFIPGDDLTAWVDEHVA; the protein is encoded by the coding sequence ATGACAGCCAATACTCGGAGCGGCGAGTCGCCCGGTGACGAAGGGGTCCGACGCCCCGTCTCTCTCGACGATGAGGACGCGCTCGACGCGTTCGTCGCCGACGCAGACGCCGCGCTCGTGGAGTTTTACACCGACGGCTGTGGGATCTGCGCGAGCATGGAGCCCGTCCTCGGCAACGTCGCCCGCGCGGTCGACGTCGACGTCGCGCTCGTGAACCCCCGCGACGACCCGCCGCTCGTCGAGCGGTTCGACGTGCGAAGCGTGCCGCTTTTCGTGCTCTTCGTCGACGGCGAACCCGTCGCGCGGCGCGCCGAGGGGTTCATTCCCGGCGACGATCTGACGGCGTGGGTCGACGAACACGTCGCGTGA
- a CDS encoding tripartite tricarboxylate transporter permease: protein MDALVRPVVDPAFSAAALAFLVGGVALGTASGLVPGLHANNFALLLAGLAPSVPGDPLLVGIAMLAAGVVHSFLDIVPALALGVPDAATAIAALPGHRLVLAGRGREALRLSAVGSALAVALAVPLAVPITWAMVRGYPAVRAHLPLLLAGVVAALVLTESSKRAAVGGLVAFLASAALGLATLDVDPAAPLDAGGILAPLFAGLFGAPVLVDALGGEGVPPQADARITMTPRDLGVSAGAGSLAGAVVGYVPGVSAAIAAVAALPAIPPSEGDRGFIVATSGANTANTIFALFALAALGTPRTGVTVAIDRAAVPLALPILLVAAATAAGCGFALVVLVGDGYLRTVGTADYTRLSIGVLTLLAAISFAFAGVFGVGVFVVAGVLGLFPPRVGTRRVHLMGVLIGPLIVG, encoded by the coding sequence ATGGACGCACTCGTTCGACCCGTCGTCGACCCCGCCTTCTCCGCGGCCGCGCTCGCGTTCCTCGTGGGCGGCGTCGCGCTCGGAACGGCGAGCGGGCTCGTCCCGGGGCTCCACGCGAACAACTTCGCGCTGCTTCTGGCCGGACTCGCGCCGTCGGTCCCTGGCGATCCGCTCCTCGTCGGGATCGCGATGCTCGCGGCCGGCGTCGTGCATTCGTTCCTGGACATCGTCCCCGCGCTCGCGCTCGGCGTGCCCGACGCGGCCACGGCTATCGCCGCGCTCCCCGGCCACCGACTCGTGCTCGCCGGGCGGGGGCGCGAGGCGCTGCGGCTCTCCGCGGTCGGCTCCGCGCTCGCCGTCGCGCTCGCGGTGCCGCTCGCCGTCCCGATCACGTGGGCGATGGTCCGCGGGTATCCCGCCGTCCGCGCCCATCTCCCTCTCCTCCTCGCTGGGGTCGTCGCCGCGCTCGTGCTCACGGAGTCCTCGAAGCGGGCCGCCGTCGGCGGACTGGTCGCCTTTCTCGCGAGCGCCGCGCTGGGTCTCGCCACGCTCGATGTCGACCCCGCGGCACCCCTCGACGCCGGGGGTATCCTCGCGCCGCTTTTCGCCGGACTGTTCGGCGCGCCGGTGCTCGTCGACGCGCTCGGCGGCGAGGGCGTGCCGCCGCAGGCCGACGCGCGGATCACGATGACTCCGCGTGACCTCGGCGTGAGCGCGGGAGCGGGATCGCTCGCGGGCGCGGTCGTCGGGTACGTGCCGGGCGTCTCCGCCGCCATCGCCGCGGTCGCGGCGCTCCCGGCGATCCCGCCGTCGGAGGGCGACCGCGGCTTCATCGTCGCCACGAGCGGCGCGAACACGGCGAACACGATCTTCGCGCTGTTCGCGCTCGCGGCGCTCGGCACGCCTCGAACCGGCGTCACCGTCGCCATCGACCGGGCGGCCGTTCCGCTCGCGCTCCCGATCCTCTTGGTCGCGGCCGCGACCGCCGCGGGCTGCGGGTTCGCCCTCGTCGTCCTCGTCGGCGACGGCTACCTCCGTACCGTCGGGACCGCGGATTACACGCGGCTGTCGATCGGCGTCTTGACGCTCCTCGCGGCGATCTCGTTCGCGTTCGCCGGCGTCTTCGGCGTCGGCGTGTTCGTCGTCGCCGGCGTCCTCGGACTGTTCCCGCCGCGAGTCGGCACGCGGCGGGTGCACCTGATGGGCGTGCTGATCGGACCGCTGATCGTGGGGTAA